Within Streptomyces sp. NBC_00704, the genomic segment GCGCAGCAGGATCTCGCCGTCCTCGGCGATGCGCACCTCCGTGCCGGGCAGCGGCTTGCCGACCGTGCCGGTGCGGTAGGCCTCGCCGGGATTGACGAAGGAGGCCGCCGAGGACTCCGTCAGGCCGTAGCCCTCCAGAACGTGGATGCCGGCGCCGGCGAAGAAGTAGCCGATCTCCGGGGCGAGGGCGGCGGATCCGGAGACGCAGGCGCGCAGGTTGCCGCCGAAGGCCTCGCGGATCTTGGCGAAGACCAGCGCGTCGGCCACCTTGTGCCGGGCGCCCAGCCCGAAGGGGACGGACATGCTGCCGGTGCGCCGGAAGTTGTCCTGGGCGGCCTTGGCGTACTCGCGGGAGACCTCGGCGGCCCACTGGAAGATCTTGTACTTGGCGCCGCCGCCCGCACGGGCCTTGGCGGCGACCCCGTTGTAGACCTTCTCGAAGATGCGCGGCACGGCCGCCATGTACGTGGGCCGGACGACCGGCAGATTCTCGATGATCTTGTCGACGCGGCCGTCGACGGCGGTGACGTGCCCGACCTCGATCTGCCCGGAGGTGAGGACCTTGCCGAAGACGTGCGCGAGCGGCAGCCACAGGTACTGCACGTCGTCGCCGCTGATCAGGCCGGTCGCGGCGATCGCCTTCGCCATGTACGACCAGTTGTCGTGCGGCAGGCGCACGCCCTTGGGGCGGCCGGTGGTGCCGGAGGTGTAGATGAGGGTGGCGAGCTGGTCGGAGGTGATCGCGGCCACGCGGTCCTTGATGAGGCCGGGCTCCTTCTCCAGCCGGGCCGCGCCGCGCTTCTCCAGCTCGTCGAGGGTGAGGATCCAGTCGGCGCTCTCCACGCCGGCGGGGTCGATCACGACCACATGGGTGAGCGCGGGCAGCTCGGCGCGCTTCTCCACCGCCTTGGCGAGCTGGGCCGCGTTCTCGGCGATCAGCACCCGGCTCTCGGAGTCCGACAGGATGAACGCCGACTCCTCGGCGTTGGTCTGCGGGTAGACCGTGGTGGTGGCCGCGCCCGCGCACATGATGCCGAGGTCGGCGAGGATCCACTCGATCCGCGTCGAGGCGGCCAGGGCCACCCGCTGCTCGGCCTGCACCCCCAGTTCGATGAGGCCCGCGGCGATCGCGTAGACCCGCTCGGCGGACTGCGCCCAGGTCAGCGACTTCCAGTCGTCGGGGCCGTCGCCGGACGCCGCCGGCACCGGATAGCGGTAGGCCTCCGCGTCGGGCGTGGCCGCCACGCGGTCCAGGAAGAGGCCCGCGACGGACGGCGGACGGTTCTCGATCAGTGTCTGTGTGTCGCTCACGACATCCTCCGGGGCCCGCGACGGTGCGGCTGGCTCGTTCGCGGCGTCGTTCGACGCGGCTGCTGTTGACGGTGACTGTGTTGACCGCGGCTGTTGTTTAACTCATGAGTAACTACCGAGCAGGGACAGAGTAGAGGGCGACTGGCCAGCGCGTAAGGGGCTCCGGACCGCCACTTTCTCCTGGATACAGCGACGGGGCCCGCCGCGCTCACGCACGACGGGCCCCGGACTCCTGCGCCGAACGGGCTATTTCTTGGCCTTGCCGCTTCCGGCGTTGTCGTCGCTGCTCAGGACGGCGATGAAGGCCTCCTGCGGAACCTCCACGGAACCGACCATCTTCATCCGCTTCTTGCCTTCCTTCTGCTTCTCCAGCAGCTTGCGCTTGCGGGAGATGTCGCCGCCGTAGCACTTGGCGAGGACGTCCTTGCGGATGGCGCGGATGGTCTCGCGGGCGATGACCCGGGAGCCGATGGCCGCCTGGATGGGCACCTCGAACGCCTGGCGCGGGATCAGCTCGCGCAACTTGGCGACCAGCCGCACACCGTAGGCGTACGCGGCGTCCTTGTGGGTGATGGCCGAAAACGCGTCGACCTTGTCGCCGTGCAGCAGGATGTCGACCTTGACCAGGCTGGACGTCTGCTCGCCGGTGGGCTCGTAGTCGAGCGAGGCGTAGCCGCGGGTCTTGGACTTCAGCTGGTCGAAGAAGTCGAAGACGATCTCCGCGAGGGGCAGCGTGTAGCGGATCTCGACCCGGTCCTCGGAGAGGTAGTCCATGCCGAGCAGCACGCCGCGCCGGGTCTGGCACAGCTCCATGATCGAGCCGATGAACTCGCTCGGCGCCAGGATCGTGGCGCGCACGACCGGCTCGTACACCTCCGAGAGCTTCCCCTCGGGGAACTCGCTCGGGTTGGTGACGACGTGCTCGGAGCCGTCCTCCATGAGCACCCGGTAGACCACGTTCGGCGCGGTGGCGATGAGGTCGAGGCCGAACTCGCGCTCCAGCCGCTCACGGATCACGTCGAGGTGCAGCAGGCCGAGGAAGCCGACGCGGAACCCGAAGCCCAGCGCGGCCGACGTCTCCGGCTCATAGACCAGCGCGGCATCGTTGAGCTGGAGCTTGTCGAGGGCCTCGCGCAGCTCGGGGTAGTCGGAGCCGTCCAGCGGATACAGACCCGAGAAGACCATCGGCTTGGGGTCCTTGTAGCCGCCGAGCGCCTCGGTCGCGCCCTTGTGCAGGGTGGTGATGGTGTCGCCGACCTTGGACTGGCGGACGTCCTTCACACCGGTGATCAGATACCCCACCTCGCCCACGCCGAGGCCGTCCGCGGCGAGCATCTCGGGCGAGTTGGTGCCGATCTCCAGCAGCTCGTGCGTGGCGTTCGTCGACATCATGCGGATGCGCTCGCGCTTGTTGAGCTGCCCGTCGATGACACGGACGTACGTCACGACGCCGCGGTAGGAGTCGTAGACCGAGTCGAAGATCATCGCGCGCGCGGGGGCGTCCGCGACTCCGACCGGCGCCGGGATCTCCTTGACGACCTTGTCCAGCAGCGCGTCGACGCCGAGACCGGTCTTGGCGGACACCCGCAGCACGTCGTCCGGGTCGCAGCCGACCAGGTTGGCGAGCTCCTCGGCGAACTTCTCGGGCTGCGCGGCCGGCAGGTCGATCTTGTTCAGCACGGGGATGATCGTGAGGTCGTTCTCCATCGCCAGGTACAGGTTGGCGAGGGTCTGGGCCTCGATGCCCTGAGCGGCGTCGACGAGGAGGACGGTCCCCTCGCACGCCGCGAGCGACCGCGAGACCTCGTACGTGAAGTCGACGTGCCCCGGGGTGTCGATCATGTTGAGGATGTGCGTGTTGCCCGGATCCTGAGTCGGGGCCCAGGGCAGACGCACGGCCTGGGACTTGATCGTGATTCCGCGCTCGCGCTCGATGTCCATCCGGTCGAGGTACTGAGCGCGCATCTGCCGCTGCTCGACCACACCGGTCAGCTGGAGCATCCGGTCGGCGAGCGTGGACTTGCCGTGGTCGATGTGCGCGATGATGCAGAAATTACGGATCAGAGCCGGGGCGGTACGGCTCGGCTCGGGCACATTCTTAGGGGTCGCGGGCACGCAGGGTCCTGTCTCTTGAGGCGCCTTATGCCTCGGGTCGGATCGATACGTAGGCTCCATGGTCCCACGGGCGGCGACCGGGGACCGGTTTGGGCCACTCGCGGCACCACTGGTAGTCTGGGCAGCTGTGTCTCATGCCCTCTCAGCGCGAGGCACACCTAGGAAAAATCACCTGGCTCGGGACCTTCACGGCCCCGCGCCTGAACCTGCAAAGGCTCATTCGTGGCGAACATCAAGTCCCAGATCAAGCGGATCAAGACCAACGAGAAGGCCCGGCTGCGCAACAAGGCCGTCAAGTCCTCCCTGAAGACCGCGATCCGCAAGGCCCGCGAGGCCGCTGCCGCGGGTGACGTCGAGAAGGCCACCGAGTACCAGCGCGCTGCCGCGCGTCAGCTCGACAAGGCCGTCTCCAAGGGCGTCATCCACAAGAACCAGGCCGCCAACAAGAAGTCGGCGCTTGCTTCCAAGGTCGAGACCCTCAAGGGCTGAACCCCTCAACTGATCTGATCGCCGGAGGGATCCAGAGCGGGCCCTCTCTCATCCGCTCCCGTCCGGCACCCCGAGCCTGTACGCGGCCTGCGTTCGCCACGCGGGTACGGGCTCACCAGCACGACAGGCAAGACCAGGCACATTCCGGCTTGTACGGATGCATGGATTGCACGCAATGCACGGATTACATCGAAGGCCCCGGCCCTCGCCCTTCCCCAGGGCGCGAGCCGGGGCCTTCGGCATACCTCACGACACGGACGACGGACGACACGGCGGGAAGCCCGACAGGGCCGGACGATGACGCGGCAGGGAGTTCGGCAGGCCCCGGACGATGACACGACAGGGAGTTCGACACGGAGTTCGACAGGGACGGACGTCACGACCAGAAGTCGTTGCTCACGTCCATGTCCCGCACGCACTCGTCGAGATCCGTGATCTTGTCGCCGACGATCCGGAAGACGATGCAGCCGTCCTCCTCCAGGTGCCTGCCCTTGCGGTCGGCGGTGGAGCGGTGCATCGCCACGGCGTGCCCCCGGCCGTCGACGAACACCCTGCGCAACTCGACGCGCATCGTCCCGGCCGTCTCCGAGAAGAGCCTGCCGTACATGTCGGTGATCGCGTCGAGGCCCTTGAAGTCTCCCGAGAGCGGGTGGGACCCGGGCACGTGATGCGTGCAGTCCCCCGTCATCATCCCGCGCAGGGCGTCCATGTCCCCGCGGGAGAAGGCGTCGTAACCCCTGCGGATCAGGTCCGCGTGCGGGTGTTCAGCCATGTCGATCGCCACCTTTCGCATACACCGGCGACATGCGGCTGGTAGCTCCGATTCTCCTCCCCCGGGGAGGAAGGGCCAGTGGATCAGCACGGGGCCGAGGGGAGGTGGGGTGGCCTCACCGGGGCACCGATGACCGCGAAAAAGGGCTAGACCGTACTAGCCCCGTTCCAGCGGGCGGTGAGGGAGGGCCGTCTGCCGGGCGACGGCTGGCACGCGCCCTAGCCGCGGCCGCCGGAGCGGGCGGCTCGGGCGATGGTCACGACCGCCTTCTCCAGGGCGTACGCGGGATCGTCGCCGCCGCCCTTCACCCCGGCGTCGGCCTCGGCGACCGCGCGCAGTGCGACGGCCACCCCGTCCGGCGTCCAGCCGCGCATCTGCTGCCGGACCCGGTCGATCTTCCAGGGCGGCATGCCGAGTTCACGCGCGAGGTCGGCCGGGCGACCGCCGCGCGCGGACGACAGCTTGCCGATGGCCCGCACGCCCTGAGCGAGCGCGCTGGTGATCAGCACGGGCGCCACGCCCGTGGCCAGCGACCAGCGCAGCGCCTCCAACGCCTCGGCGGCCCGCCCCTCCACCGCCCGGTCGGCGACGGTGAAGCTCGACGCCTCCGCCCGCCCGGTGTAGTACCGGCCGACCACGGCCTCGTCGATGGTCCCCTCGACGTCGGCGACCAGCTGGGACACGGCCGACGCCAGCTCCCGCAGGTCGCTGCCGATCGCGTCGACCAGCGCCTGGCACGCCTCGGGCGTGGCCGACCGCCCGGTCGCCCGGAACTCCTGCCGGACGAAGGCCAGCCGGTCCGCCGGCTTGGTCATCTTCGGGCAGGCCACCTCACGTGCGCCCGCCTTGCGCGCCGCGTCCAGCAGGCCCTTTCCCTTGGCTCCTCCCGCGTGCAGCAGCACGAGCGTGATCTCCTCGGCGGGCGCCCCCAGATACGCCTTGACGTCCTTGATCGTGTCCGCGGAAAGATCCTGCGCGTTGCGCACGACCACGACCTTGCGCTCCGCGAAGAGCGACGGGCTCGTCAGCTCGGCCAGGGTCCCGGGCTGCAACTGGTCCGAACTCAGATCCCGTACGTCCGTGTCGGCGTCGGCGGCCCTGGCGGCGGCCACCACCTCCCGCACGGCACGGTCGAGCAGCAGGTCCTCCTGGCCCACGGCAAGCGTCACCGAGGCGAGAGGGTCGTCGTTCGCAGTCTTCCTGGCCATCCCCGAAAGCATCCCACGCCGCACTGACAACGCACCGCCCACCGCCTCCGCACCCCACGACGCCGAACACCGACACCGACACCGACGCGTGAAGCCCCGCGCGCCCGGCCACAGCCCAACTTCAGCCGGGCCCCAGCCCTGCTCCCGGAAGGGCGGGCGCGGCGCGGGCAGGGGCAGTGTGCGGGGCGGGGCGACCACGGGCACGGTGCGGGAGGGGCGGGCATGGGCATGGTGCGGGCGGCACGGGCACGGTGCGGGCGGGGCAGTACGGGTGCGGCGCGGGAGGGGCGGGCATGGGCATGGGCATGGCGCGGATGCTGGGAGGCAGCACCGCGAGTGAGCCGTCGAGCGGGCCTACGGATCCTCGCGCCACCCTTCCCACTCCGCCGCGAATCCGTCCAGCGCCGACACGTCGAGCCGCTCTTCCTCGTCGTGCAGCAGGACGAGCCACTGCGCGTCCTCCGCGTCGTCCTCGCCGGCCAGGGCGTCCCGGACGATCCGCGGCTCCTCGCTCACCCCGAACCGCTCCCCGAGCGCCTGGGCCACCGCTTCCGCCGCCTCGCGATCGGGCAGCACCAGCACATGTCGCACGTCACTCACACGGCCATCTTCCGACATGTGCGCGGAGTACCGAGCCTCGGGTCCGGAAAACCCCGCGGCGGACAAGTCCGGGCGCCACCCGAACCTCGGATTCCGACCCCCGTCGGCACCCAGCCCTTGGCCCGCGACGCCTCCCGCCTCCTGTGTGCCGTCCGCCGTCCGCCGTCCAGCGTAGGCCGTGTGCCGTTCACCGCTGCCGCAAGCGATCACCGCTGCCGCACGGGCGCCTCCCGCACCCTGGGCACCTGCTCCAGCGTGATCCCGAACCGCTCGCGATACGCCTCCAGCACCTCCTCGTCCTTGGACAGTTCGCTCTCCCGACTCGTGCCGTCGGCGGCCGTCTCCTTCAGCCGACGCCCGCTGAGCGTGATCCTCCCCCCGTCCTCGGTGAGACGGGAGCAGATCAGCGACCTCGTGAAATGCGACTCCGGCGACGAGCTGTGCCACCAGGCTCCCGCCACGAAGTCCCGCAACGCCCGCGGCCGCGTCTCCAGTCGGTACACCGGCGCGCCGTTCACCACCACGTCGAGATCCCGCACCGCCGCCGAACCGGCTCCGCTCCCGGCCCCCGTCGGATACGGCCCGGCCTCGACGATCCTGAAGACCCCGCCAGGATCCGGCTGTTCATCCCTCCGTCCCCAGTCCAGCGGGTGGTGACTGTGCGCCCCGAACCCGACGTCCGCCAGCCACTCCCCCGCGTCCGCCGTCCTCACCAGCAGCGCGAGGTGGTCGTAGGGAATGCCGAGCCGTCCCTCCTCCCCGTACACCCGTGCCGCCAGGAGCGTGACCTCGAACCCCAGCGCCCCGAGCAGCGCCCCGAACGCCCCGTTCAACTCGTAGCAGAACCCTCCCCTGCGCCCCTGGACGACCTTCTCCACCAACCTCCTCTCCTCCAGCACGATCTCGTCGCCGAGATGCACCGACAGGTTCTCGAACGGCACGGCCCGCAGATGCCGCAGGTGCAGCTCACGCAGCAGTTCGAGCGTGGGTGCAGGAAGAACGGGGTTGCCTCCGGAACCGAACCCGGAACCGGAACCGCCTGCAACGGAGCCGGAGGCAGAGCGGGGCGCATCGAACCCGAGGCGTCGCAGGTAGGCATCGACCAGACGAGCGTCGAGCCCCGAACGCCCTTCGAGACGACACTCCTCCGGCTGCCCCGGACCGAAACCCGAGCCGGAACCGACACCGACACCGACACCGGTGGCGGATGCGGCACCGGGACCGGGACCGGAACCGGATGCGGATGCGGGTGCGGCACCGGAACCGGCGTCCGCGTCGACCTGGCCCTCGG encodes:
- a CDS encoding AMP-dependent synthetase/ligase, whose amino-acid sequence is MSDTQTLIENRPPSVAGLFLDRVAATPDAEAYRYPVPAASGDGPDDWKSLTWAQSAERVYAIAAGLIELGVQAEQRVALAASTRIEWILADLGIMCAGAATTTVYPQTNAEESAFILSDSESRVLIAENAAQLAKAVEKRAELPALTHVVVIDPAGVESADWILTLDELEKRGAARLEKEPGLIKDRVAAITSDQLATLIYTSGTTGRPKGVRLPHDNWSYMAKAIAATGLISGDDVQYLWLPLAHVFGKVLTSGQIEVGHVTAVDGRVDKIIENLPVVRPTYMAAVPRIFEKVYNGVAAKARAGGGAKYKIFQWAAEVSREYAKAAQDNFRRTGSMSVPFGLGARHKVADALVFAKIREAFGGNLRACVSGSAALAPEIGYFFAGAGIHVLEGYGLTESSAASFVNPGEAYRTGTVGKPLPGTEVRIAEDGEILLRGPGIMEGYHKLPEKTAEVLEADGWFHTGDIGELSPDGYLRITDRKKDLIKTSGGKYIAPAEVEGQFKAVCPYVSNILVHGADRNYCTALIALDEPSILDWAQENGLAGKSYEEVVAAPATVEMVDGYVKQLNEGLQRWQTIKKFRLLPRDLDVEHGEITPSLKLKRPVVEREYKHLIDEMYAGAREA
- the lepA gene encoding translation elongation factor 4, translated to MPATPKNVPEPSRTAPALIRNFCIIAHIDHGKSTLADRMLQLTGVVEQRQMRAQYLDRMDIERERGITIKSQAVRLPWAPTQDPGNTHILNMIDTPGHVDFTYEVSRSLAACEGTVLLVDAAQGIEAQTLANLYLAMENDLTIIPVLNKIDLPAAQPEKFAEELANLVGCDPDDVLRVSAKTGLGVDALLDKVVKEIPAPVGVADAPARAMIFDSVYDSYRGVVTYVRVIDGQLNKRERIRMMSTNATHELLEIGTNSPEMLAADGLGVGEVGYLITGVKDVRQSKVGDTITTLHKGATEALGGYKDPKPMVFSGLYPLDGSDYPELREALDKLQLNDAALVYEPETSAALGFGFRVGFLGLLHLDVIRERLEREFGLDLIATAPNVVYRVLMEDGSEHVVTNPSEFPEGKLSEVYEPVVRATILAPSEFIGSIMELCQTRRGVLLGMDYLSEDRVEIRYTLPLAEIVFDFFDQLKSKTRGYASLDYEPTGEQTSSLVKVDILLHGDKVDAFSAITHKDAAYAYGVRLVAKLRELIPRQAFEVPIQAAIGSRVIARETIRAIRKDVLAKCYGGDISRKRKLLEKQKEGKKRMKMVGSVEVPQEAFIAVLSSDDNAGSGKAKK
- the rpsT gene encoding 30S ribosomal protein S20; translation: MANIKSQIKRIKTNEKARLRNKAVKSSLKTAIRKAREAAAAGDVEKATEYQRAAARQLDKAVSKGVIHKNQAANKKSALASKVETLKG
- a CDS encoding nuclear transport factor 2 family protein; translation: MAEHPHADLIRRGYDAFSRGDMDALRGMMTGDCTHHVPGSHPLSGDFKGLDAITDMYGRLFSETAGTMRVELRRVFVDGRGHAVAMHRSTADRKGRHLEEDGCIVFRIVGDKITDLDECVRDMDVSNDFWS
- the holA gene encoding DNA polymerase III subunit delta; translated protein: MARKTANDDPLASVTLAVGQEDLLLDRAVREVVAAARAADADTDVRDLSSDQLQPGTLAELTSPSLFAERKVVVVRNAQDLSADTIKDVKAYLGAPAEEITLVLLHAGGAKGKGLLDAARKAGAREVACPKMTKPADRLAFVRQEFRATGRSATPEACQALVDAIGSDLRELASAVSQLVADVEGTIDEAVVGRYYTGRAEASSFTVADRAVEGRAAEALEALRWSLATGVAPVLITSALAQGVRAIGKLSSARGGRPADLARELGMPPWKIDRVRQQMRGWTPDGVAVALRAVAEADAGVKGGGDDPAYALEKAVVTIARAARSGGRG
- a CDS encoding arylamine N-acetyltransferase; amino-acid sequence: MVDAYLRRLGFDAPRSASGSVAGGSGSGFGSGGNPVLPAPTLELLRELHLRHLRAVPFENLSVHLGDEIVLEERRLVEKVVQGRRGGFCYELNGAFGALLGALGFEVTLLAARVYGEEGRLGIPYDHLALLVRTADAGEWLADVGFGAHSHHPLDWGRRDEQPDPGGVFRIVEAGPYPTGAGSGAGSAAVRDLDVVVNGAPVYRLETRPRALRDFVAGAWWHSSSPESHFTRSLICSRLTEDGGRITLSGRRLKETAADGTSRESELSKDEEVLEAYRERFGITLEQVPRVREAPVRQR